A stretch of DNA from Gimesia chilikensis:
CGGAACGCCGATTTCCGTAACAGAAACCAACGTGGATGGCTGCCTGATTACCCACGCAGCCCAAACAGAGCCCGACCGGTCACTCACGTATTACCATGACATTCAGCCACTCATACAAAAACATTGCACGGACTGTCATCGCCCCGGCACTGAAGCCCCCTTTGCTTTAACGACGCTCGCTGAAGTCCAGAATAACGGTGCGATGATCGCCGAGGTCGTCTCCGACCAGCGCATGCCTCCCTGGTATGGAGGCACGTCACACGCCGAGTTCGCCAATCACCGGGGCATGTCCCGCCGGGAACGTAAACAGGTGACGGACTGGGTCGAGTCAGGCATGCCCGCCGGAACGGAACCCGCCGATTTCAAACACGCGATCCCTGAAGTCGACGCCGGAAAATGGCTCATCGGTCAACCTGACCTCAAAATCAGCATGCTGGAAAGACACACGCTCCCCGCAGAAGGATACATTCCCTACCGCTACACCATTCTCCCCTACGTTTTCCCCGAGGATACCTGGGTCTCTGCAATCGAAATCAAACCCGACAATCCCGGCGTCGTCCATCACTGCAACATGGCGGCTGTCACCTTAACGAAGAAATGGGACGAATCAAATTTTCTCACCGGAAAAGTGCCGGGCTCGGGACCAATGATGCTGCCCGAAGGACTGGGTGTCATGATCCCCAAAGGGAGTGCCCTGGCGTTACAGATTCATTACACCTCGACCGGCAAACCGGAAAACTGCCGCATCTCGGTCGGCTTTAAATACGTGCAGGGCAAAGTTCAGAAACGGTATCGCTTCCTGATCATCAAAAATACGAAATTCGAGATCCCCCCGGAAGCCCCGCACCACAAGGTCAGCAACGCCCGCACGCTCAAACAGGATGCCCACGGCATCGGACTCTTCGCCCACATGCATCTCCGCGGCAAGGATCTCTCCTTCCTGGCCCATTACCCGGAAGGGAAACAGGAAAAACTGCTGGTGATTCCCAATTACAGCTTCGACTGG
This window harbors:
- a CDS encoding redoxin family protein; the protein is MPDSLFRSCTLLLICCCLQTVSAGEQQRPEIKSSAGPLQFKDIRYLTRSLADFPNRKAFVIVACNTTCPLVKRYLPKLKRLEQQYRPQGVQFIALHTGPADSIREIAEFAVEHEIPFPNVQDRKGTSVAALGLTRTPEVAVLDASYRLHYRGRIDDQYRIGGSLPRPSQENLTAAIEGVLHGTPISVTETNVDGCLITHAAQTEPDRSLTYYHDIQPLIQKHCTDCHRPGTEAPFALTTLAEVQNNGAMIAEVVSDQRMPPWYGGTSHAEFANHRGMSRRERKQVTDWVESGMPAGTEPADFKHAIPEVDAGKWLIGQPDLKISMLERHTLPAEGYIPYRYTILPYVFPEDTWVSAIEIKPDNPGVVHHCNMAAVTLTKKWDESNFLTGKVPGSGPMMLPEGLGVMIPKGSALALQIHYTSTGKPENCRISVGFKYVQGKVQKRYRFLIIKNTKFEIPPEAPHHKVSNARTLKQDAHGIGLFAHMHLRGKDLSFLAHYPEGKQEKLLVIPNYSFDWQIGYLWKDQRHFFPKGTRIEAIAHYDNSAFNPFNPDPSATVREGPQTYHEMLYAFFFYTYANERLNLTIDPRTGQAVP